In Paroedura picta isolate Pp20150507F chromosome 6, Ppicta_v3.0, whole genome shotgun sequence, one genomic interval encodes:
- the TUBGCP5 gene encoding gamma-tubulin complex component 5 isoform X1: MAAAAKTTTPPAHWSRFEQEQDLTVRELIRRVTGLSERSDEELPGQFQAALNFAWSNFRFHQFLDVSSHKIEKIVDGIYEKLIVHSDLTKAASWKRLVEEFLNSPLLTTEGTKTNTHYAILSLLLCLSESPSNTSYAEKPREKEVEKEEFDWGKYLMEGEELDFCPDVETPEWSDISDDDTEPLSREDSGIQVDRMPHQDQNKKAVSHITWKGEPDARTWLEQHVVPQYWTGRVIRFPHSLHFHSNLAAVWEQHLYNTDPLYVPEERILVTETQVIRETIWLLSGVKNLFIFQLNEGKITVRNDIMVTHLTHNSLRSMLERIAAYGQVVFRLQKFIDEVMGHSSENIIPGTISTPKKGAEAPFRTYQAFMLALYKYFISFKEELTEIEKCIIHKDTTVTLSIVIDKLSHRLAQLKVLHKIFSTGVAEVPPDTRNVVRASHLLNTLYKAILDYDNVGEASEQTVSLLFSLWVETVRPYLQTVDEWIVHGNLFDPAKEFIIQRNKNVPVNHRDFWYATYTLYSVSERTENEEKMSDNASASSGSDQAPSSRQHTMVSFLKPVLKQIIMAGKSMQLLKNLQCADGSSQQAASRDAERKSLYTLFLESVQSRLRHGEEPVQEVITEQQATKQSLIKMQSIAERHLELDDVHDPLLAINFARLYLEQSDFHEKFAGDDVCVDRSSESVTCQTFELTLRSCLYPHIDKQYLKCCGNLMQTLKKDYKLVEYLQAMRNFFLLEAGDTMYDFYTSIFDKIREKDSWQNETFLNVQLQEAVGQRYPEDSLRLSISCENIDLAKKKLPVHTLDGLILSYKVPWPVDIVISVECQKIYNQVFLLLLQIKWAKYSLDVLRFHELVNAAENPQGKGGVTLFEEDPLLQFASQTEPIKQQTHRMFLLRMKLMHFVNSLHNYIMTRILHSTGLEFQHQVEEAKDLDQLIKIHYRYLSTIHDRCLLREKVSFVKEAIMKVLNLVLMFADRWQAGLGAWKMESITKMESDFKNCHMFLVTVLNKAVCRGSFPHLESLALSLMAGMEQS; the protein is encoded by the exons atggcggcggcggccaaGACCACGACGCCCCCCGCCCACTGGAGCCGCTTCGAGCAGGAACAAGACCTCACCGTGCGGGAACTGATACGGCGGGTAACCGGCCTGAGCGAGCGGAGCGACGAAGAGCTCCCCGGCCAATTCCAGGCGGCGCTGAACTTCGCCTGGTCCAACTTcag ATTTCATCAATTTCTTGATGTCAGCAGTCACAAAATAGAGAAGATAGTAGATGG AATTTATGAAAAGCTGATTGTTCACTCAGACCTCACTAAAGCTGCAAGTTGGAAGAGATTAGTAGAAGAATTCCTGAATTCACCTCTTCTGACCACTGAAGGAACAAAG ACAAACACCCATTATGCCATACTCTCTCTTCTGTTGTGCCTGTCAGAGTCCCCTTCCAATACCAGCTATGCTGAAAAACCAAGAGAAAAAGAAGTCG AAAAGGAAGAATTTGATTGGGGAAAATACTTAATGGAAGGTGAAGAACTTGACTTTTGCCCTGATGTTGAAACACCG GAGTGGTCTGACATAAGTGATGATGATACTGAGCCCTTGAGCAGGGAAGACTCTGGCATTCAAGTGGATAGGATGCCACACCAGGATCAAAATAAGAAGGCCGTGTCTCATATCACTTGGAAAG GTGAACCTGATGCACGTACTTGGTTGGAGCAACATGTAGTTCCTCAATATTGGACTGGCAGGGTAATTCGTTTTCCCCATAGTCTGCATTTTCATTCCAATTTAGCAGCTGTATG GGAGCAACACTTATATAATACCGATCCTTTGTATGTGCCAGAAGAAAGAATACTTGTCACTGAAACACAAGTGATTCGTGAAACAATTTG GCTTCTTTCTGGTGTCAAAAACCTCTTTATATTTCAGCTGAATGAGGGAAAGATTACTGTGAGAAATGATATCATGGTAACCCATTTGACCCAT AATTCTTTAAGATCAATGTTGGAGCGGATAGCAGCATACGGTCAAGTTGTATTCAGGCTACAGAAGTTCATTGATGAAGTGATGGGTCACAGCTCGGAGAACATAATACCTGGAACCATTTCCACTCCCAAGAAAGGAGCAGAAGCCCCATTTAGAACCTATCAAGCTTtcatgctggctctctataaATATTTCATTAGTTTCAAAGAAGAGCTTACTGAAATTGAGAAGTGCATTATCCACAAAG ATACAACAGTCACTCTCTCCATAGTCATAGATAAATTGTCACATCGTCTAGCACAGCTGAAGGTACTTCATAAAATTTTTAGCACTGGAGTTGCAGAAGTACCACCTGACACTCGAAATGTTGTAAGAGCATCCCATTTGCTTAACACACTGTACAAAGCTATTCTCGACTATGACAACGTTGGAGAAGCCTCTGAACAAACA GTATCTCTTTTATTTTCTCTCTGGGTTGAAACAGTAAGGCCATATTTACAGACAGTGGATGAGTGGATTGTCCATGGTAACTTGTTTGATCCTGCTAAAGAATTTATAATACAGAG AAACAAAAATGTTCCAGTTAACCACAGGGACTTCTGGTATGCAACTTACACCTTGTATAGTGTTTCTGAAAGGACTGAAAATGAGGAGAAGATGAGCGATAATGCCAGTGCCAGTTCAGGCAGTGATCAGGCACCTTCAAGCAGGCAGCACACCATGGTCTCATTTCTAAAACCCGTGCTAAAGCAGATCATCATGGCTGGAAAGTCCATGCAGTTGCTGAAGAACTTGCAGTGCGCTGATGGCTCGTCACAACAGGCTGCATCAAGAG ATGCAGAAAGGAAGAGTTTGTATACATTATTTCTGGAATCTGTCCAATCACGGCTGCGTCATGGGGAGGAACCTGTCCAGGAGGTTATTACAGAACAGCAGGCAACCAAACAGAGCCTAATAAAGATGCAGTCTATTGCAGAAAGGCATTTGGAATTGGATGATGTTCATGATCCCTTGCTGGCTATCAATTTTGCAAG GTTGTATTTGGAACAAAGTGACTTTCATGAGAAGTTTGCTGGTGACGACGTTTGTGTGGATAGATCCTCTGAATCAGTTACATGCCAGACATTTGAACTGACATTGAGGTCTTGCCTTTATCCCCACATAGATAAACAATACCTGAAATGCTGTGGAAATTTAATGCAGACTTTGAAGAAAGATTACAA GCTGGTAGAATACTTGCAAGCAATGAGAAACTTTTTCTTACTTGAGGCTGGCGATACCATGTATGACTTCTACACGTCTATTTTTGATAAAATAAGAGAGAAGGATTCATGGCAGAATGAGACGTTCCTTAATGTTCAGCTACAGGAAGCTGTTGGGCAACGCTACCCAGAAGACAGTTTAAG GTTGTCTATATCGTGTGAAAATATTGATCTTGCCAAAAAGAAACTTCCTGTTCATACCTTGGATGGTTTAATACTGAGTTATAAG gtCCCTTGGCCTGTGGATATTGTTATAAGTGTAGAGTGTCAAAAAATTTATAACCAAGTGTTTCTCTTGTTGCTGCAAATCAAGTGGGCCAAATATAGTTTGGATGTGTTAAGATTTCATG AGCTGGTCAATGCAGCAGAAAATCCCCAGGGTAAAGGAGGAGTGACTTTATTTGAAGAAGACCCACTGCTGCAATTtgcatcccagacagagcctattaaACAACAAACTCATCGCATGTTTCTTCTAAGGATGAAACTCATGCATTTTGTTAACAGCTTGCACAACTATATAATGACTAGG ATTCTTCACAGTACAGGTTTGGAGTTTCAGCATCAGGTAGAAGAAGCAAAAGATCTAGATCAGCTGATTAAAATTCATTATAGGTACCTGTCTACAATTCATGATCGTTGCCTGTTGAGAGAAAAG GTTAGCTTTGTGAAAGAAGCTATAATGAAAGTACTGAACTTAGTActgatgtttgcagatcgttggCAAGCTGGCTTGGGAGCTTGGAA GATGGAATCTATAACGAAGATGGAATCAGATTTTAAGAACTGCCATATGTTCCTTGTGACAGTGCTAAACAAAGCCGTCTGTAGAGGTTCTTTCCCACACT TGGAGTCTTTAGCCTTATCGCTCATGGCTGGAATGGAACAAAGTTAG
- the TUBGCP5 gene encoding gamma-tubulin complex component 5 isoform X2, translated as MPHQDQNKKAVSHITWKGEPDARTWLEQHVVPQYWTGRVIRFPHSLHFHSNLAAVWEQHLYNTDPLYVPEERILVTETQVIRETIWLLSGVKNLFIFQLNEGKITVRNDIMVTHLTHNSLRSMLERIAAYGQVVFRLQKFIDEVMGHSSENIIPGTISTPKKGAEAPFRTYQAFMLALYKYFISFKEELTEIEKCIIHKDTTVTLSIVIDKLSHRLAQLKVLHKIFSTGVAEVPPDTRNVVRASHLLNTLYKAILDYDNVGEASEQTVSLLFSLWVETVRPYLQTVDEWIVHGNLFDPAKEFIIQRNKNVPVNHRDFWYATYTLYSVSERTENEEKMSDNASASSGSDQAPSSRQHTMVSFLKPVLKQIIMAGKSMQLLKNLQCADGSSQQAASRDAERKSLYTLFLESVQSRLRHGEEPVQEVITEQQATKQSLIKMQSIAERHLELDDVHDPLLAINFARLYLEQSDFHEKFAGDDVCVDRSSESVTCQTFELTLRSCLYPHIDKQYLKCCGNLMQTLKKDYKLVEYLQAMRNFFLLEAGDTMYDFYTSIFDKIREKDSWQNETFLNVQLQEAVGQRYPEDSLRLSISCENIDLAKKKLPVHTLDGLILSYKVPWPVDIVISVECQKIYNQVFLLLLQIKWAKYSLDVLRFHELVNAAENPQGKGGVTLFEEDPLLQFASQTEPIKQQTHRMFLLRMKLMHFVNSLHNYIMTRILHSTGLEFQHQVEEAKDLDQLIKIHYRYLSTIHDRCLLREKVSFVKEAIMKVLNLVLMFADRWQAGLGAWKMESITKMESDFKNCHMFLVTVLNKAVCRGSFPHLESLALSLMAGMEQS; from the exons ATGCCACACCAGGATCAAAATAAGAAGGCCGTGTCTCATATCACTTGGAAAG GTGAACCTGATGCACGTACTTGGTTGGAGCAACATGTAGTTCCTCAATATTGGACTGGCAGGGTAATTCGTTTTCCCCATAGTCTGCATTTTCATTCCAATTTAGCAGCTGTATG GGAGCAACACTTATATAATACCGATCCTTTGTATGTGCCAGAAGAAAGAATACTTGTCACTGAAACACAAGTGATTCGTGAAACAATTTG GCTTCTTTCTGGTGTCAAAAACCTCTTTATATTTCAGCTGAATGAGGGAAAGATTACTGTGAGAAATGATATCATGGTAACCCATTTGACCCAT AATTCTTTAAGATCAATGTTGGAGCGGATAGCAGCATACGGTCAAGTTGTATTCAGGCTACAGAAGTTCATTGATGAAGTGATGGGTCACAGCTCGGAGAACATAATACCTGGAACCATTTCCACTCCCAAGAAAGGAGCAGAAGCCCCATTTAGAACCTATCAAGCTTtcatgctggctctctataaATATTTCATTAGTTTCAAAGAAGAGCTTACTGAAATTGAGAAGTGCATTATCCACAAAG ATACAACAGTCACTCTCTCCATAGTCATAGATAAATTGTCACATCGTCTAGCACAGCTGAAGGTACTTCATAAAATTTTTAGCACTGGAGTTGCAGAAGTACCACCTGACACTCGAAATGTTGTAAGAGCATCCCATTTGCTTAACACACTGTACAAAGCTATTCTCGACTATGACAACGTTGGAGAAGCCTCTGAACAAACA GTATCTCTTTTATTTTCTCTCTGGGTTGAAACAGTAAGGCCATATTTACAGACAGTGGATGAGTGGATTGTCCATGGTAACTTGTTTGATCCTGCTAAAGAATTTATAATACAGAG AAACAAAAATGTTCCAGTTAACCACAGGGACTTCTGGTATGCAACTTACACCTTGTATAGTGTTTCTGAAAGGACTGAAAATGAGGAGAAGATGAGCGATAATGCCAGTGCCAGTTCAGGCAGTGATCAGGCACCTTCAAGCAGGCAGCACACCATGGTCTCATTTCTAAAACCCGTGCTAAAGCAGATCATCATGGCTGGAAAGTCCATGCAGTTGCTGAAGAACTTGCAGTGCGCTGATGGCTCGTCACAACAGGCTGCATCAAGAG ATGCAGAAAGGAAGAGTTTGTATACATTATTTCTGGAATCTGTCCAATCACGGCTGCGTCATGGGGAGGAACCTGTCCAGGAGGTTATTACAGAACAGCAGGCAACCAAACAGAGCCTAATAAAGATGCAGTCTATTGCAGAAAGGCATTTGGAATTGGATGATGTTCATGATCCCTTGCTGGCTATCAATTTTGCAAG GTTGTATTTGGAACAAAGTGACTTTCATGAGAAGTTTGCTGGTGACGACGTTTGTGTGGATAGATCCTCTGAATCAGTTACATGCCAGACATTTGAACTGACATTGAGGTCTTGCCTTTATCCCCACATAGATAAACAATACCTGAAATGCTGTGGAAATTTAATGCAGACTTTGAAGAAAGATTACAA GCTGGTAGAATACTTGCAAGCAATGAGAAACTTTTTCTTACTTGAGGCTGGCGATACCATGTATGACTTCTACACGTCTATTTTTGATAAAATAAGAGAGAAGGATTCATGGCAGAATGAGACGTTCCTTAATGTTCAGCTACAGGAAGCTGTTGGGCAACGCTACCCAGAAGACAGTTTAAG GTTGTCTATATCGTGTGAAAATATTGATCTTGCCAAAAAGAAACTTCCTGTTCATACCTTGGATGGTTTAATACTGAGTTATAAG gtCCCTTGGCCTGTGGATATTGTTATAAGTGTAGAGTGTCAAAAAATTTATAACCAAGTGTTTCTCTTGTTGCTGCAAATCAAGTGGGCCAAATATAGTTTGGATGTGTTAAGATTTCATG AGCTGGTCAATGCAGCAGAAAATCCCCAGGGTAAAGGAGGAGTGACTTTATTTGAAGAAGACCCACTGCTGCAATTtgcatcccagacagagcctattaaACAACAAACTCATCGCATGTTTCTTCTAAGGATGAAACTCATGCATTTTGTTAACAGCTTGCACAACTATATAATGACTAGG ATTCTTCACAGTACAGGTTTGGAGTTTCAGCATCAGGTAGAAGAAGCAAAAGATCTAGATCAGCTGATTAAAATTCATTATAGGTACCTGTCTACAATTCATGATCGTTGCCTGTTGAGAGAAAAG GTTAGCTTTGTGAAAGAAGCTATAATGAAAGTACTGAACTTAGTActgatgtttgcagatcgttggCAAGCTGGCTTGGGAGCTTGGAA GATGGAATCTATAACGAAGATGGAATCAGATTTTAAGAACTGCCATATGTTCCTTGTGACAGTGCTAAACAAAGCCGTCTGTAGAGGTTCTTTCCCACACT TGGAGTCTTTAGCCTTATCGCTCATGGCTGGAATGGAACAAAGTTAG